One region of Zerene cesonia ecotype Mississippi chromosome 15, Zerene_cesonia_1.1, whole genome shotgun sequence genomic DNA includes:
- the LOC119832545 gene encoding nucleolin-like → MRSLLFLAALCCLVFLASSSPITRSAEGEEKEVGRQSAPAAAPAASSDDDDDDDDDDDDDGIGDITGDDDDDDDDDDDDDEDEEADDDEDDDYLERFFDDILGGGEDDDDDDEPAAAQPVVAAVDTVAAAPAPAAAASTSVEEVAAASEEAEASEGEPAVEGDESEAQKEPASAEVETPVASSEAAVASDADDDDDDEEDITDALEPEDDEDDDEEEEDDDDDEDDDISDALGRNISSKHSRALSDEPPKKPAPVPAVYIVKYNKFVDSILEKMNDILRRSYDPVSVKLQPIDASKKGSKPKKNKNKTNKTKTQNKKKNTARGGVTEKKSENEIPEKVEQTNKIEEPINDQKPNTVSENIMSTETRALKEKSGNESGKAKSTTAKPKPKKTTKPKPKPPAKAPVKNTKKPSSNKVKTSEKSKPRAKGTLYGLSSLRRSGDVAVSIMTDHTTIKSNFAVGPLILRVEKEVGRGAKKELKSATATTAEMNGKLTLRVNSQGIATLHSIKVLQPKQVRVDSNHERTRELVWQRSARIAHVVSEKLRSASKPMFLHQTVVRQ, encoded by the exons ATGAggtcattattgtttttagcGGCGCTATGCTGCTTAGTGTTTTTGGCAAGCAGTAGCCCCATCACCAGGTCTGCTGAAGGCGAGGAGAAGGAGGTTGGAAGACAATCGGCCCCAGCCGCGGCTCCAGCAGCTTCCAGTGACGAcgacgatgatgatgacgacGACGACGATGATGATGGTATCGGTGACATCACAg GCGACGACGATGatgacgacgacgacgacgatgatgatgatgaagacgAGGAAGCAGATGATGACGAAGATGATGATTATCTAGAAAGATTCTTCGATGATATCTTGGGAG GTGGAGAAGATGACGATGACGATGATGAGCCCGCAGCCGCACAGCCAGTCGTAGCCGCGGTTGACACTGTAGCCGCTGCTCCTGCTCCCGCTGCTGCTGCATCTACTTCAGTCGAAGAAGTCGCTGCCGCTTCAGAAGAAGCCGAAGCATCTGAAGGCGAACCCGCCGTGGAAGGAGATGAATCTGAGGCTCAAAAAGAACCCGCAAGTGCTGAAGTAGAAACCCCTGTTGCTAGTTCAGAAGCCGCTGTTGCCAGCGATgccgatgatgatgatgatgacgaggAAGATATCACTGACGCATTAGAACCTGAAGATGATgaggatgatgatgaagaagaGGAAGACGATGACGATGATGAAGATGACGACATTTCTGATGCTCTCGGCAGGAATATCTCTTCCAAGCATTCAC GAGCGTTATCAGATGAGCCGCCTAAGAAGCCAGCACCAGTGCCTGCAGTGTACATagtgaaatacaataaatttgttgATAGTATTCTTGAAAAGATGAATGATATTTTGCGACGCTCTTATGATCCTGTAAGTGTGAAATTGCAACCAATTGATGCAAGCAAGAAGGGCTCGAAACccaaaaagaataaaaataaaacaaacaaaac aaaaactCAAAACAAGAAAAAGAACACGGCGCGTGGTGGAGTTACTGAAAAGAAATCAGAAAATGAAATACCTGAAAAAGTAGaacaaacgaataaaataGAAGAACCAATAAATGACCAGAAACCTAATACAGTgagtgaaaatattatgtcaacAGAAACTAGAGCGCTTAAAGAGAAATCTGGAAATGAAAGTGGAAAAGCAAAGTCGACCACAGCCAAACCTAAACCTAAGAAAACAACCAAGCCTAAACCTAAACCACCAGCAAAAGCACCGGTGAAGAACACGAAAAAGCCATCGTCAAATAAGGTTAAGACTAGTGAAAAGAGTAAGCCCAGAGCCAAGGGAACCCTATATGGGCTCTCATCTTTAAGAAGATCCGGTGATGTCGCAGTCAGTATTATGACTGACCATACTacgataaaaagtaatttcgCGGTAGGCCCTCTGATACTTCGGGTAGAAAAGGaa GTTGGACGTGGCGCAAAGAAAGAGCTCAAATCAGCTACAGCTACAACTGCTGAGATGAACGGCAAACTAACTCTGCGCGTCAACAGTCAAGGCATTGCTACATTACATTCTATTAAAGTCTTGCAGCCGAAGCAG GTGCGAGTTGATAGCAATCATGAGCGGACTCGTGAACTTGTTTGGCAACGAAGTGCACGAATTGCACACGTTGTGTCTGAGAAACTGAGATCCGCTTCTAAGCCAATGTTCCTACACCAAACGGTCGTTAGGCAATAA